In the genome of Euleptes europaea isolate rEulEur1 chromosome 7, rEulEur1.hap1, whole genome shotgun sequence, one region contains:
- the TTL gene encoding tubulin--tyrosine ligase codes for MYTFVARDENSSVYAEVSKILLSTGQWKRLKRDNPRFHLMLGERNRLPFGRLGHEPGLIQLVNYYRGADKLCRKASLVKLIKTSPELAESCTWFPESYMIYPTNLKTPVAPAQNGIHHLINNPRTDEREVFLASYQKRKESGEGNVWIAKSSAGAKGEGILISSEATELLDFIDNQGQVHVIQKYLEKPLLLEPGHRKFDIRSWVLVDHQYNIYLYREGVLRTSSEPYNSANFLDKTCHLTNHCIQKEHSKNYGRYEEGNEMFFEEFNQYLMSALNVTLENTILLQVKNIIRSCLMCIEPAISTKHLHYQSFQLFGFDFMVDEDLKVWLIEVNGAPACAQKLYAELCQGIVDVAVSSVFPLSDTVQNQNQQSIFMKL; via the exons ATGTACACGTTCGTGGCGCGAGACGAGAACAGCAGCGTTTACGCGGAAGTGTCCAAAATCCTCCTTTCCACCGGGCAATGGAAGAGGCTGAAAAGAGACAACCCCCGCTTTCACCTCATGCTGGGGGAAAGGAACCGGCTGCCTTTTGGGAGGCTGG GTCATGAACCTGGACTTATACAGCTGGTGAACTACTACAGAGGAGCTGATAAACTTTGTCGTAAAGCTTCTTTAGTGAA ATTAATCAAGACAAGTCCTGAATTGGCAGAATCCTGCACGTGGTTCCCAGAATCTTACATGATTTATCCAACTAATCTAAAGACTCCAGTAGCTCCAGCACAGAATGGGATCCATCATCTGATAAATAACCCAAGAACAGATGAAAGGGAAGTCTTCCTGGCATCATATCAGAAGAGGAAAGAGAGCGGAGAGGGAAATGTTTGGATAGCCAAATCTTCGGCAGGTGCCAAAG GTGAAGGGATTCTTATTTCTTCAGAGGCTACTGAACTTCTGGACTTTATAGATAATCAAGGACAAGTGCATGTGATTCAGAAATACCTTGAGAAGCCTTTGCTCTTAGAACCAGGACATCGCAAATTTGATATTAg AAGCTGGGTGCTAGTGGATCACCAGTATAATATCTACCTCTACAGAGAAGGCGTTCTACGGACTTCTTCAGAACCTTATAATAGTGCTAATTTCCTAGACAAAACCTGCCATCTGACCAATCACTGCATACAGAAAGAACACTCTAAAAACTATGGGCGATACGAAGAAGGGAATGAGATGTTTTTTGAGGAGTTTAATCAGTATCTGATGAGCGCTTTGAATGTTACTCTGGAAAATACGATCTTATTACAAGTCAAAAATATAATAAG AAGCTGCCTTATGTGTATAGAACCTGCTATCAGCACCAAACACCTCCACTACCAGAGCTTCCAGCTCTTTGGCTTTGACTTCATGGTGGATGAGGACTTGAAGGTCTGgctaattgaagtcaatggtgcCCCTGCTTGTGCCCA GAAACTTTATGCAGAGCTTTGCCAAGGCATAGTGGATGTGGCCGTTTCTAGCGTCTTTCCCCTTAGTGACACCGTGCAAAACCAGAATCAGCAATCAATATTTATGAAGTTATGA